One genomic segment of Hemibagrus wyckioides isolate EC202008001 linkage group LG08, SWU_Hwy_1.0, whole genome shotgun sequence includes these proteins:
- the pcdh20 gene encoding protocadherin-20 isoform X1, producing the protein MNMVCLLQKVFLIASVRQIICHTLLTLSILEERPEGIKIYTLSTTFFPPYQLLGSSYLRVNEETGNVYTTERMIDRETLCPSQEGGYCTILVNALVGPEQELLKITIIVEDINDNAPYFETNEIRLSIPEDASVGTRVLLDIKAQDEDIGSNAEIMYHLEGAEGFFSVAQDSSALQLIVERELDRETQSEHCMVLVAVDSGSVPLSATVSLVVTVLDVDDQCPQFSPDNPRTVSVPGGVTRGTTVAQVQAIDPDLGRNSQITYSFSLQISDRAKELFHLDSNTGRIIVAMDIRLDSPEKHVLKVVVNSPPCPVEQTQLTVYLQPVLSPEPTVEIKYVAQYRNQTIILRENEPPTLLALLELRDISSVQKILSFEGDSTAFSLKAQAGSYLLSTSKPLDFELCSKYLVTVVISEAQGKCVHARKEIKVVVEDVNDNAPQFEKTYYQVEIEENNKPAFSLVQVSASDADSQLYGKVSYRLINNNPAIFNIDEVTGVVSVLEPLDREKQREYSLTVLARDNGSPSLEAFSSVFIKVLDQNDNQPMFVTPHFIFFISEGISRLAQVGKIGIVDADEGDNGKVVDVQVLDKHVPFAMDLSQSTLRCIGEVDREKHEHYEMRLLAIDGGSPQRSSTASVTVFVEDVNDNQPQVLLPSSNLSCLTISPNTKAGSIITKIYAIDRDSGLNSDITYQIIAREPINPSPFQIDPHSGNITVVQQLVGRDYGMHHLLIRVSDRGKPAPLQATVWVNVMVNEISKQCHLTTVPQYFPLTSESPLPNPKSYSLTESCTELPWLLLLCGLGMMVFSVCMFLVTVIIFLRQKRLMRKKTPRRDHTKEDELEHELEYFN; encoded by the exons ATGAACATGGTGTGTCTGTTACAG AAGGTGTTTCTCATTGCATCGGTCAGACAGATCATATGCCACACTCTGCTGACTCTTTCGATACTGGAGGAGCGACCGGAAGGAATTAAGATATACACTCTAAGCACAACCTTCTTTCCTCCATACCAGCTGCTTGGGAGCTCGTATTTGAGAGTCAATGAAGAAACTGGGAATGTGTACACAACAGAGAGGATGATTGACCGGGAGACACTGTGTCCATCACAGGAGGGAGGGTACTGTACAATCTTAGTCAACGCCCTAGTGGGCCCTGAGCAAGAACTGCTGAAGATAACTATAATCGTGGAGGATATAAATGACAATGCTCCTTATTTTGAAACAAATGAAATTCGTTTAAGCATACCAGAGGATGCAAGTGTTGGGACAAGGGTGCTGTTGGACATCAAGGCTCAGGATGAGGACATAGGCAGCAATGCAGAGATAATGTATCATTTAGAAGGTGCTGAAGGATTCTTCAGTGTAGCACAGGACAGTTCTGCCCTTCAGCTAATTGTTGAAAGAGAGCTGGACCGTGAAACTCAAAGTGAGCACTGCATGGTTCTTGTTGCTGTGGACAGTGGCTCTGTGCCTCTGAGTGCTACAGTGTCTCTTGTTGTTACGGTGCTTGATGTAGACGATCAGTGCCCGCAGTTCAGCCCTGATAACCCTCGCACAGTTTCGGTGCCAGGAGGAGTGACCAGGGGAACAACAGTGGCCCAGGTTCAAGCCATAGACCCAGACCTGGGCAGGAACAGTCAGATCACTTACTCATTCAGCCTGCAGATCTCAGATCGGGCCAAGGAACTTTTCCACTTGGACAGTAACACAGGCAGGATTATTGTAGCTATGGATATAAGATTAGACAGCCCagaaaaacatgttttaaaagTAGTTGTGAATAGCCCACCTTGCCCTGTTGAGCAAACTCAGTTAACTGTATATCTGCAGCCAGTTTTGAGCCCGGAGCCAACAGTCGAGATCAAGTATGTTGCACAGTATAGAAATCAAACTATAATATTACGTGAAAATGAGCCACCAACTCTCTTGGCTCTTTTGGAGCTGAGAGACATCTCAAGTGTCCAGAAGATTCTGTCCTTTGAGGGAGACAGCACAGCATTCTCTTTGAAAGCACAAGCAGGCAGCTATCTACTTTCAACCTCAAAACCACTAGACTTTGAGCTGTGTAGCAAATATCTTGTTACTGTTGTTATAAGTGAAGCCCAAGGCAAATGTGTGCATGCAAGGAAAGAGATAAAAGTCGTAGTTGAAGATGTGAATGATAATGCCCCACAGTTTGAgaagacttactatcaggtggAGATAGAGGAGAACAATAAGCCTGCATTCTCTTTAGTACAAGTCAGCGCAAGTGATGCAGATAGTCAGCTTTATGGAAAAGTGTCATACAGGCTGATTAATAATAACCCTGCTATCTTTAATATTGATGAAGTGACAGGTGTAGTCTCTGTTTTAGAGCCACTGGACAGAGAGAAGCAGAGGGAATACAGTCTCACAGTGCTGGCCAGGGACAATGGCTCGCCTTCTTTAGAGGCCTTTTCATCTGTGTTTATAAAGGTTCTAGATCAGAATGATAACCAGCCAATGTTTGTCACACCAcacttcattttcttcatttctgaAGGTATTTCACGCTTAGCTCAGGTTGGTAAGATTGGAATTGTGGATGCAGATGAAGGCGATAATGGAAAAGTGGTGGATGTACAAGTACTAGACAAGCATGTTCCCTTCGCCATGGACCTGTCCCAGTCTACACTTCGTTGCATAGGTGAGGTGGACCGGGAGAAACATGAACATTATGAGATGCGCCTGCTGGCTATAGATGGTGGAAGTCCACAGCGCTCCTCTACTGCATCTGTAACTGTTTTTGTGGAGGATGTAAATGATAACCAGCCTCAGGTGCTCCTGCCGAGCAGCAACCTCTCCTGCCTGACCATATCCCCCAACACAAAGGCTGGCAGCATCATCACCAAAATTTATGCTATTGACCGTGACTCAGGCTTGAATTCAGATATTACGTACCAAATTATAGCCAGGGAGCCAATCAACCCCAGCCCATTTCAGATCGACCCACACTCAGGGAACATCACAGTGGTGCAGCAGCTTGTAGGAAGAGACTACGGTATGCATCACCTCTTAATCCGAGTCAGTGACAGAGGGAAGCCTGCACCTCTTCAGGCCACTGTGTGGGTTAATGTAATGGTCAATGAGATATCCAAACAGTGCCACCTGACTACTGTTCCCCAATATTTTCCTCTCACGTCAGAGTCCCCGTTGCCAAATCCAAAATCTTATAGCCTGACAGAGAGTTGCACAGAACTGCCTTGGCTCTTACTGCTGTGTGGTCTGGGTATGATGGTCTTCTCTGTATGCATGTTTCTCGTCACAGTCATTATTTTCTTGAGACAAAAAAGGTTGATGCGAAAAAAAACACCACGGAGAGATCACACAAAAgaagatgaactggaacatgaACTGGAATATTTCAATTAA
- the pcdh20 gene encoding protocadherin-20 isoform X2: MNMVCLLQVFLIASVRQIICHTLLTLSILEERPEGIKIYTLSTTFFPPYQLLGSSYLRVNEETGNVYTTERMIDRETLCPSQEGGYCTILVNALVGPEQELLKITIIVEDINDNAPYFETNEIRLSIPEDASVGTRVLLDIKAQDEDIGSNAEIMYHLEGAEGFFSVAQDSSALQLIVERELDRETQSEHCMVLVAVDSGSVPLSATVSLVVTVLDVDDQCPQFSPDNPRTVSVPGGVTRGTTVAQVQAIDPDLGRNSQITYSFSLQISDRAKELFHLDSNTGRIIVAMDIRLDSPEKHVLKVVVNSPPCPVEQTQLTVYLQPVLSPEPTVEIKYVAQYRNQTIILRENEPPTLLALLELRDISSVQKILSFEGDSTAFSLKAQAGSYLLSTSKPLDFELCSKYLVTVVISEAQGKCVHARKEIKVVVEDVNDNAPQFEKTYYQVEIEENNKPAFSLVQVSASDADSQLYGKVSYRLINNNPAIFNIDEVTGVVSVLEPLDREKQREYSLTVLARDNGSPSLEAFSSVFIKVLDQNDNQPMFVTPHFIFFISEGISRLAQVGKIGIVDADEGDNGKVVDVQVLDKHVPFAMDLSQSTLRCIGEVDREKHEHYEMRLLAIDGGSPQRSSTASVTVFVEDVNDNQPQVLLPSSNLSCLTISPNTKAGSIITKIYAIDRDSGLNSDITYQIIAREPINPSPFQIDPHSGNITVVQQLVGRDYGMHHLLIRVSDRGKPAPLQATVWVNVMVNEISKQCHLTTVPQYFPLTSESPLPNPKSYSLTESCTELPWLLLLCGLGMMVFSVCMFLVTVIIFLRQKRLMRKKTPRRDHTKEDELEHELEYFN, encoded by the exons ATGAACATGGTGTGTCTGTTACAG GTGTTTCTCATTGCATCGGTCAGACAGATCATATGCCACACTCTGCTGACTCTTTCGATACTGGAGGAGCGACCGGAAGGAATTAAGATATACACTCTAAGCACAACCTTCTTTCCTCCATACCAGCTGCTTGGGAGCTCGTATTTGAGAGTCAATGAAGAAACTGGGAATGTGTACACAACAGAGAGGATGATTGACCGGGAGACACTGTGTCCATCACAGGAGGGAGGGTACTGTACAATCTTAGTCAACGCCCTAGTGGGCCCTGAGCAAGAACTGCTGAAGATAACTATAATCGTGGAGGATATAAATGACAATGCTCCTTATTTTGAAACAAATGAAATTCGTTTAAGCATACCAGAGGATGCAAGTGTTGGGACAAGGGTGCTGTTGGACATCAAGGCTCAGGATGAGGACATAGGCAGCAATGCAGAGATAATGTATCATTTAGAAGGTGCTGAAGGATTCTTCAGTGTAGCACAGGACAGTTCTGCCCTTCAGCTAATTGTTGAAAGAGAGCTGGACCGTGAAACTCAAAGTGAGCACTGCATGGTTCTTGTTGCTGTGGACAGTGGCTCTGTGCCTCTGAGTGCTACAGTGTCTCTTGTTGTTACGGTGCTTGATGTAGACGATCAGTGCCCGCAGTTCAGCCCTGATAACCCTCGCACAGTTTCGGTGCCAGGAGGAGTGACCAGGGGAACAACAGTGGCCCAGGTTCAAGCCATAGACCCAGACCTGGGCAGGAACAGTCAGATCACTTACTCATTCAGCCTGCAGATCTCAGATCGGGCCAAGGAACTTTTCCACTTGGACAGTAACACAGGCAGGATTATTGTAGCTATGGATATAAGATTAGACAGCCCagaaaaacatgttttaaaagTAGTTGTGAATAGCCCACCTTGCCCTGTTGAGCAAACTCAGTTAACTGTATATCTGCAGCCAGTTTTGAGCCCGGAGCCAACAGTCGAGATCAAGTATGTTGCACAGTATAGAAATCAAACTATAATATTACGTGAAAATGAGCCACCAACTCTCTTGGCTCTTTTGGAGCTGAGAGACATCTCAAGTGTCCAGAAGATTCTGTCCTTTGAGGGAGACAGCACAGCATTCTCTTTGAAAGCACAAGCAGGCAGCTATCTACTTTCAACCTCAAAACCACTAGACTTTGAGCTGTGTAGCAAATATCTTGTTACTGTTGTTATAAGTGAAGCCCAAGGCAAATGTGTGCATGCAAGGAAAGAGATAAAAGTCGTAGTTGAAGATGTGAATGATAATGCCCCACAGTTTGAgaagacttactatcaggtggAGATAGAGGAGAACAATAAGCCTGCATTCTCTTTAGTACAAGTCAGCGCAAGTGATGCAGATAGTCAGCTTTATGGAAAAGTGTCATACAGGCTGATTAATAATAACCCTGCTATCTTTAATATTGATGAAGTGACAGGTGTAGTCTCTGTTTTAGAGCCACTGGACAGAGAGAAGCAGAGGGAATACAGTCTCACAGTGCTGGCCAGGGACAATGGCTCGCCTTCTTTAGAGGCCTTTTCATCTGTGTTTATAAAGGTTCTAGATCAGAATGATAACCAGCCAATGTTTGTCACACCAcacttcattttcttcatttctgaAGGTATTTCACGCTTAGCTCAGGTTGGTAAGATTGGAATTGTGGATGCAGATGAAGGCGATAATGGAAAAGTGGTGGATGTACAAGTACTAGACAAGCATGTTCCCTTCGCCATGGACCTGTCCCAGTCTACACTTCGTTGCATAGGTGAGGTGGACCGGGAGAAACATGAACATTATGAGATGCGCCTGCTGGCTATAGATGGTGGAAGTCCACAGCGCTCCTCTACTGCATCTGTAACTGTTTTTGTGGAGGATGTAAATGATAACCAGCCTCAGGTGCTCCTGCCGAGCAGCAACCTCTCCTGCCTGACCATATCCCCCAACACAAAGGCTGGCAGCATCATCACCAAAATTTATGCTATTGACCGTGACTCAGGCTTGAATTCAGATATTACGTACCAAATTATAGCCAGGGAGCCAATCAACCCCAGCCCATTTCAGATCGACCCACACTCAGGGAACATCACAGTGGTGCAGCAGCTTGTAGGAAGAGACTACGGTATGCATCACCTCTTAATCCGAGTCAGTGACAGAGGGAAGCCTGCACCTCTTCAGGCCACTGTGTGGGTTAATGTAATGGTCAATGAGATATCCAAACAGTGCCACCTGACTACTGTTCCCCAATATTTTCCTCTCACGTCAGAGTCCCCGTTGCCAAATCCAAAATCTTATAGCCTGACAGAGAGTTGCACAGAACTGCCTTGGCTCTTACTGCTGTGTGGTCTGGGTATGATGGTCTTCTCTGTATGCATGTTTCTCGTCACAGTCATTATTTTCTTGAGACAAAAAAGGTTGATGCGAAAAAAAACACCACGGAGAGATCACACAAAAgaagatgaactggaacatgaACTGGAATATTTCAATTAA